In the genome of Oceanispirochaeta sp., the window ACACAATCTCTATGAGTTGAATCAAATCAATTTACAGCTCAATGAGGACCTGAATTCTCTTGGCAGCGATCCCGAACGCATTGCCATTCAGTCTAGGAATCTTGGTTTTATCAAAGAACATGAAAAAATATTGTTTATGAATATCAGCGGGCTTTCCGGCTCACAACAGGATGTAGGCAAAATACTCCACCTTGAACAGAAGATTGATACTCCAGAACAGATTTTCAAATGGATCGCTTTTATCATTTTCCTTAGTGGATCATTTTTGGCATTTATATCTGAGAGGAAAAGAAATACATCTGTTTAATCCAGAATTTTAACATCCTGCCCCCGAAGTTTGTTAATATTCACTGGTTTCTCAAGATGTTCCCGAAATAGATTTTCTCTCTGATAGAGCAGCTTCATGGGTACCTGATAGGCTTCTTCAAGATACTCTCTTTTCAATACATTTGATGCTGGTCCCATAATCAAGGAGTGGTCTTTATTGAAAAGTATTGCGTTATCAGAATATTTCAACGAAAGATCAAGTTCATGAATCGAATAATAAAGGGAATTACCATTTTTCTGAGTATAATCCTTCAGATAATCAAGAATTGCCTCTTTCCAACGATGCTCCATAGCAAAAACAGGTTCATCCATCATGATGTAGGGTGAACCAAAGAGAAGACTGAAGGCAATGGATATTTTCTGCATATCTCCTTTGCTGTTTTCCTGGTACTTTCTTCCAAGGCAATCAGTCAATTCCAGTGCAGAAACGATTTCATTAATAATTGAATCATCTTCATGAGATCCCTGATCAAAAACAAAGGGAAGCAGGTCTCCAATTTTTTCATCCGTTTCAAATTCCATGTTCTGATAGATAAATGAGATAAGATGATTTCTGCTCTCTTCATCGGTCATCTGATCGGTATCGAGGTCATTCACCGTCACAGTACCAGAATCAGGTATCAGC includes:
- a CDS encoding septum formation initiator family protein, with the translated sequence MKFYWPLMAALIIYTILCFFWGKSGIQSIKKMESIQTQLEHNLYELNQINLQLNEDLNSLGSDPERIAIQSRNLGFIKEHEKILFMNISGLSGSQQDVGKILHLEQKIDTPEQIFKWIAFIIFLSGSFLAFISERKRNTSV
- a CDS encoding ATP-binding cassette domain-containing protein, whose protein sequence is MIKFKNVNFRYEDSDRPVFSDLNLNLPSGMTTLVGQNGTGKSTFLHLAGGRLIPDSGTVTVNDLDTDQMTDEESRNHLISFIYQNMEFETDEKIGDLLPFVFDQGSHEDDSIINEIVSALELTDCLGRKYQENSKGDMQKISIAFSLLFGSPYIMMDEPVFAMEHRWKEAILDYLKDYTQKNGNSLYYSIHELDLSLKYSDNAILFNKDHSLIMGPASNVLKREYLEEAYQVPMKLLYQRENLFREHLEKPVNINKLRGQDVKILD